A single region of the Bartonella harrusi genome encodes:
- a CDS encoding nicotinate-nucleotide adenylyltransferase, which translates to MPHVEKSNIVGLFGGSFNPPHAGHLLVAKSAIRRLHLDQLWWMVTPGNPLKDCTHLPSLDERMRLSIKLVDHPKIRVTGFEQAIGSKVSIDTISHILTHCRGVHFVWVMGADSFATIHHWYRWRAIVSMLPIAIVDRPFAHMSAFSSPMAHIYRSFRVDERESIRLPFMKPPAWTYLHGPLSFQSSTNLRLKENNFS; encoded by the coding sequence ATGCCACATGTTGAAAAGTCCAATATTGTTGGTCTTTTTGGTGGGTCTTTTAATCCACCCCATGCTGGTCATCTTCTTGTTGCAAAAAGCGCAATTCGGCGTTTACATCTTGATCAATTATGGTGGATGGTAACTCCAGGAAACCCCTTAAAGGATTGTACACATTTACCTTCTTTAGATGAGAGAATGCGGCTCAGTATTAAACTCGTTGATCATCCGAAGATTCGTGTAACGGGTTTTGAACAGGCAATAGGTAGTAAAGTATCAATAGATACGATTTCTCATATTCTCACACATTGTCGTGGAGTCCATTTTGTGTGGGTGATGGGTGCAGATAGTTTTGCAACGATACATCATTGGTATCGATGGCGTGCTATTGTATCGATGCTTCCTATTGCGATTGTTGATCGTCCTTTTGCGCATATGTCAGCATTCTCTTCTCCTATGGCACATATTTACCGTTCTTTTCGTGTAGATGAGAGAGAAAGTATACGATTACCTTTTATGAAACCACCGGCTTGGACTTATTTACATGGTCCTTTATCTTTTCAGTCTTCAACGAATCTTCGTTTAAAGGAGAATAATTTTTCTTGA
- the rsfS gene encoding ribosome silencing factor, with the protein MIRKDIGLKNISQKYSYSIASATEKRIFSVSDGLEIILKSLEDTKAEDIVSIDIRGKSSLADYMVIASAHSQRHVTAIADHLLCTWKDSGYGLVSVEGLATGDWILIDTGDIIVHLFRPEIRLFYNLEKMWLAPDVNNTKSVLFGDH; encoded by the coding sequence ATGATAAGAAAGGATATTGGCCTGAAAAACATTTCACAAAAATACTCTTACAGTATTGCATCTGCTACAGAAAAAAGAATTTTTTCTGTGAGTGATGGTCTTGAAATTATTCTCAAAAGTTTAGAGGATACAAAAGCAGAAGATATCGTTTCCATAGATATTCGGGGTAAATCATCTTTGGCTGATTACATGGTTATAGCTTCAGCGCATTCACAACGCCATGTTACTGCTATTGCTGATCATTTGTTATGTACTTGGAAAGACAGCGGATACGGTCTTGTAAGTGTAGAAGGGTTAGCGACGGGTGATTGGATATTGATTGATACAGGTGATATCATCGTTCATCTTTTTCGTCCAGAAATTCGTCTCTTTTATAATTTAGAAAAAATGTGGCTTGCTCCTGATGTAAACAATACAAAATCGGTTCTCTTTGGAGATCATTAA
- the rlmH gene encoding 23S rRNA (pseudouridine(1915)-N(3))-methyltransferase RlmH: MQISIFAVGRMKMGAEHTLFHHYLDRFSKSSGTLGFHFKKLQEISESRAQTACQRMEEEGRKLIGFLPDKCRLIVLDERGKSISSSTFAEKLEFYRDEGIRDLIIALGGPDGHNEQIRSRADFLLSFGFMTWPHQIARILLAEQLYRAVTIASNHPYHRV, from the coding sequence ATGCAAATTTCTATTTTTGCTGTTGGCCGCATGAAGATGGGTGCAGAACACACATTGTTTCACCATTATTTGGATCGTTTTTCTAAAAGTTCTGGAACTTTGGGATTTCATTTCAAAAAATTACAAGAGATATCAGAAAGTCGTGCGCAAACAGCATGTCAGCGTATGGAAGAGGAGGGAAGAAAGCTTATCGGATTTTTGCCTGACAAGTGTCGGTTAATCGTGTTGGATGAACGTGGAAAGTCGATTTCATCATCTACTTTTGCTGAAAAGTTAGAATTTTATCGTGATGAAGGTATCCGTGATTTGATAATTGCTTTAGGGGGACCAGATGGGCATAATGAACAGATAAGAAGCCGTGCTGACTTTCTTTTGTCTTTTGGTTTTATGACATGGCCGCATCAAATTGCACGTATACTTCTTGCCGAACAGCTTTATCGTGCTGTAACGATCGCCAGTAACCACCCTTATCATCGTGTTTAA
- a CDS encoding S41 family peptidase, with protein MIRKVVLLVAGVLLGACSMIMVQSVAANNENDVYKELALFGDIFERVRMQYVTVPDDKKLIENAVNGMLTSLDPHSSYMNAQEAKEMRDSTKGEFGGLGIEVTMEKGLIKVVSPMDDTPASKAGILAGDLISKIDGVETNGQTLSEAVNKMRGAPRTPIMLTVIRSGVDKPLEIKVVRDIIKIKAVKYRVEGDIGYVRIIQFSEQTFGNLQAAIKDIQSKIPQDKLKGYVLDLRLNPGGLLDQAVSVSSAFLNKGEIVSTRGRKKSDVTRFDAKPGDIINEKPLIVLINGGSASASEIVAGALQDHRRATILGTQSFGKGSVQTIIPLGENGALRLTTALYYTPSGTSIQGTGITPDIIVEQPLPEKYKGYDVKIGESTLKGHIKGKRESKKGSGSAAFVPQDPKDDVQLHEAYKLLRGEMAHAAFPPDPNKDILK; from the coding sequence ATGATTCGTAAAGTTGTTCTTTTGGTCGCTGGGGTATTGCTCGGCGCATGTTCAATGATAATGGTGCAGTCTGTTGCTGCCAATAATGAAAATGATGTTTATAAAGAGCTGGCTCTATTTGGCGATATTTTTGAACGCGTCCGTATGCAATATGTGACGGTTCCAGATGATAAAAAGCTTATTGAAAATGCTGTCAATGGGATGCTCACATCACTTGATCCCCATTCATCTTATATGAATGCGCAAGAAGCTAAGGAGATGCGGGATTCTACGAAGGGAGAATTCGGAGGTCTTGGTATTGAAGTTACCATGGAGAAAGGCTTAATTAAAGTTGTTTCTCCAATGGATGATACACCTGCTTCAAAAGCGGGTATTTTAGCAGGGGATCTCATTTCAAAAATTGATGGTGTAGAGACGAATGGTCAAACATTGAGTGAAGCTGTTAATAAGATGCGGGGAGCTCCTAGAACACCAATTATGTTGACAGTTATTCGTTCTGGTGTTGATAAGCCTCTCGAAATTAAGGTTGTTCGTGATATCATCAAAATAAAAGCGGTAAAATATCGCGTTGAGGGTGATATTGGATATGTAAGAATTATTCAGTTTTCCGAGCAGACCTTTGGCAATCTTCAGGCCGCAATTAAAGATATTCAGTCTAAAATTCCTCAAGATAAGTTGAAGGGATATGTTCTTGATTTACGGCTTAATCCTGGTGGTCTTTTAGATCAAGCTGTGAGTGTTTCGAGTGCCTTTCTCAATAAAGGTGAAATTGTCTCGACCCGTGGGCGGAAGAAAAGTGATGTGACGAGATTTGATGCTAAGCCAGGAGATATCATCAATGAAAAGCCTCTCATCGTACTCATTAACGGTGGTTCGGCAAGTGCTTCTGAAATTGTTGCAGGCGCACTACAAGATCATCGTCGTGCTACGATTTTAGGGACGCAATCTTTTGGCAAGGGATCTGTTCAAACGATTATCCCCTTAGGTGAAAATGGTGCCTTGCGCTTAACAACTGCGCTTTATTACACACCGTCTGGTACTTCAATTCAAGGGACTGGAATTACACCTGATATTATTGTAGAGCAACCGCTTCCTGAAAAATATAAAGGCTACGATGTAAAAATTGGTGAATCGACATTAAAAGGGCATATCAAAGGGAAGCGAGAAAGTAAGAAAGGATCTGGTTCAGCTGCTTTTGTTCCACAAGACCCTAAAGATGATGTTCAATTGCATGAAGCTTATAAGTTGTTACGGGGTGAAATGGCGCATGCAGCATTTCCACCAGATCCCAATAAGGATATTTTAAAGTGA
- a CDS encoding RNA pyrophosphohydrolase yields MNNAEVNLNALPYRRCVGIAVFNHAGKVWVGRRLMTSDHPITEMSHRWQLPQGGIDENEEPLDAACRELYEETGIRSIKLIKEAKDWFTYDFPQELIGCKLSNKYRGQIQKWFAFQFTGDLSEIATNPPPNGHKAEFDQWKWIDLETLPSIVISFKKHVYRKVVNEFRGSLKRL; encoded by the coding sequence ATGAATAATGCAGAGGTTAATTTGAATGCCCTTCCTTATCGCAGATGCGTTGGAATTGCTGTCTTTAATCATGCAGGTAAAGTTTGGGTTGGGCGTCGTTTAATGACGTCCGATCATCCTATTACCGAAATGTCTCATCGTTGGCAGCTTCCTCAAGGAGGAATTGATGAGAATGAAGAGCCATTAGATGCAGCATGTCGTGAACTTTACGAAGAAACGGGTATTCGATCTATAAAGTTGATTAAGGAAGCAAAAGATTGGTTTACTTATGATTTTCCACAAGAACTTATTGGATGCAAATTAAGCAATAAATATCGAGGACAGATACAAAAATGGTTTGCTTTTCAATTTACGGGAGATCTTTCTGAAATCGCGACTAATCCTCCGCCGAATGGTCATAAAGCGGAATTCGACCAGTGGAAATGGATTGATCTAGAAACTCTTCCTTCGATTGTTATTTCTTTTAAAAAGCATGTTTATAGGAAAGTTGTTAATGAATTTCGAGGTAGCCTCAAACGATTATAA
- a CDS encoding invasion associated locus B family protein produces MKKLLNLLIFFTLLSISSVAFASDSKPAATKPAAATLPNGASSLSETFGLWTVNCVIQEGKKICFMYRQEVNDQGRVVVTMNVLLNADGVVSGNLTIPFGVLVSKPVRLQVDEGKAVIETSVRTCTSAGCIVPIVFDKSHVTALRAGKHLKMAMTIAAPGEPPLNDLFVQLNGFSNALNRLIALQK; encoded by the coding sequence ATGAAAAAGTTATTGAATTTACTTATATTTTTTACTCTCTTGAGTATTTCTTCTGTAGCATTTGCATCAGATTCAAAACCTGCTGCAACCAAACCCGCAGCAGCTACATTACCAAACGGTGCCTCTTCTTTGTCTGAAACTTTCGGCTTGTGGACTGTTAATTGTGTTATACAAGAGGGAAAAAAGATTTGTTTTATGTACCGCCAAGAAGTAAATGATCAGGGCCGTGTTGTTGTGACTATGAATGTCCTTCTTAATGCTGATGGTGTAGTATCTGGCAATCTAACGATTCCTTTTGGTGTTTTAGTCTCTAAGCCTGTTCGCTTACAAGTTGATGAGGGAAAGGCTGTGATCGAAACCAGTGTTCGGACGTGTACATCAGCAGGTTGCATTGTTCCAATAGTTTTTGATAAAAGTCATGTGACAGCTTTACGTGCTGGAAAGCATTTGAAAATGGCTATGACAATTGCCGCTCCAGGTGAACCGCCTTTGAATGATTTATTTGTTCAGTTGAATGGTTTTAGCAATGCCCTTAATCGTTTAATTGCTTTGCAGAAATAA
- a CDS encoding YggT family protein → MVYALLQVIDLIFSIYIDILIVSVIFSWLYVFNIINPRNRFVVLIGSFLYRLTEPILSRIRQILPNLGTIDISPIVVFIIIYFIRTFMWRAYAGMYW, encoded by the coding sequence ATGGTTTATGCCTTGCTTCAAGTGATAGATCTCATTTTCAGTATTTATATAGATATTTTAATCGTAAGTGTCATTTTCTCTTGGTTGTATGTCTTTAATATCATAAATCCACGCAATCGCTTTGTTGTTTTGATAGGAAGCTTTTTATATCGGTTGACAGAGCCAATTCTAAGTCGTATCCGGCAGATTTTACCAAATTTGGGAACAATTGATATTTCACCTATTGTCGTTTTTATCATTATTTATTTTATTCGTACTTTCATGTGGCGTGCTTATGCAGGCATGTATTGGTAA
- a CDS encoding DUF167 domain-containing protein yields the protein MFYKIDDNHGVSLFVHLTPKAAVDRIIGIECRDDGKQYLVIRLRAVPEDGKANKALIQFLSKQWKIPSSCIFLKSGATSRYKQLYFLTHLEKLKKVWRSLEDDLTK from the coding sequence ATGTTTTATAAAATTGATGATAACCATGGCGTGAGTCTGTTTGTACACCTCACTCCAAAGGCTGCCGTTGATAGAATAATAGGAATTGAATGTAGGGATGACGGAAAGCAATATTTGGTTATACGCCTTCGCGCTGTTCCTGAAGATGGAAAGGCAAATAAAGCTCTCATTCAGTTTTTATCGAAGCAATGGAAAATTCCATCTTCTTGTATTTTCCTCAAAAGTGGAGCAACATCTCGCTACAAGCAGCTTTATTTTTTAACACATTTGGAAAAGTTAAAGAAAGTATGGCGATCTTTAGAAGATGATCTTACAAAGTAA
- the ppa gene encoding inorganic diphosphatase, with protein sequence MNIKEIPVGKNPPEDVNVIVEVSLGGQPIKYEMDKKSEALFVDRFLHTSMVYPGNYGFVPHTLSDDGDPIDVLICNTRPLIPGCVINVCPIGALIMEDDGGKDEKIIAVPTPKLTKRYINIHDYTDLPEITLKQIEHFFEHYKDLEPGKWAKIEGWRDKNFSRELIKQAIERNKKI encoded by the coding sequence GTGAATATTAAAGAAATCCCCGTTGGTAAAAATCCACCAGAAGATGTCAATGTTATTGTAGAAGTCTCTCTTGGTGGTCAACCAATAAAATATGAGATGGACAAAAAGTCAGAAGCATTGTTTGTTGATCGTTTTCTTCATACATCAATGGTTTATCCAGGAAATTATGGCTTTGTTCCGCATACACTTTCGGATGATGGTGATCCTATTGATGTGCTTATCTGTAATACCCGTCCACTGATCCCTGGTTGTGTTATTAATGTTTGCCCTATCGGTGCCCTCATAATGGAAGATGATGGTGGCAAAGATGAAAAAATTATTGCTGTTCCTACCCCAAAATTAACAAAACGCTATATCAACATTCATGACTATACAGATCTTCCTGAAATCACTCTTAAGCAAATTGAACACTTCTTTGAACATTATAAAGATCTCGAGCCTGGGAAATGGGCTAAAATAGAAGGTTGGCGGGATAAAAATTTTTCCCGTGAACTCATTAAGCAAGCGATTGAGCGCAACAAAAAAATCTAA